From Syntrophobacterales bacterium:
ATTGCTGCGGCTTCATCCCTTGCCAAAGAGTTGAGCGGCGAGGGGAAAAAACTCAAGAAAACAGAGATGGCCAAATCTGTGGGGACGCTTGTGGCCAACAGGTTGCAGGAAATCGGGGTTGCCGATGCAGTTTTTGACAGGGGTCGTTTTCTCTATCATGGCAGGGTCAAATCCCTGGCGGATGGAGCAAGGGAAGCTGGACTGAATTTTTAATATAAACTTCATTATTAAAAGTGGGAAACGATAATATGGAAGATTTGGAACTGCTCGACAGGGTAATTACCATCAACAGAACAGCAAAGGTTGTCAAAGGCGGTAGGCGTTTTCGCTTCAGCGCGGTTGTAGTCGTCGGCGATGGCAAGGGTTCAATAGGCGCTGGTCTGGGCAAGGCTCATGAGGTGCCGGAGGCAATCAGAAAGGGGATGGAGCAGGCCAAAAAGTCAATGGTGAAGGTTGCCGTTGAAAATAAGACAATTCCCTATAGCGTGGTCGGTCATTACGGCGCTGGCAAGGTTCTTCTTCGTCCCGCATCGGAAGGCACCGGATTGATAGCCGGTGGGGCTGTGCGCGCGGTGTTGGAGGTTGCGGGCGTTCATAATATACTTACCAAGTGCCTCGGGTCTCATAATCCCCACAACCTTGTCAAGGCAACCATCCAGGGGCTTGAGCAGTTGCGGGCACCCATGGAAATACTCGCGGCAAGAGGCAAATAGTCGAGAAATTGAAGAGGAGAGGGTCGAGCTGTGGGTAAAATGCTGAAGGTCACGCAGGTTCAAAGTTATATAGGCAGGCCGGAGAAGCAGCGCAAGGTGTTGCGCGGCCTTGGGTTGGGCAAGATGCATAAGAGTGTTATTTTGCAAGATACTCCAGAAGTTCGCGGGATGATAAAGAAGATTGAGCATCTCGTCGCTTCCGTAGAAGTCAAGGGGAATGAATAATGAATTTGGCTACGTTAACACCGCCGAAAGGTTCACGCAAAAACCGCAAAAGGGTGGGAAGAGGCAATGGCAATGGACACGGAGGGACATCCGGCAAAGGCGCCAAGGGTCAGAACGCCCGTTCGGGGCATAGTGTCCGCCCCGGTTTTGAGGGCGGGCAGATGCCTTTGTCCCGGAGAATTCCCAAGCGGGGTTTCAAAAACCCGATGCGCAAGATTATTGCGACGGTAAATATAAGGCAGTTGAAAATGTTCATCCAGGGCTCTGTGGTGGATGCCGAGTCGTTGAAGGCTTTAGGCCTCGTAGCGGGCGCTTTTGACGGAATCAAGGTTCTGGGCAATGGGGAGATAGATTATCCTCTTTCGGTTAAAGTTGATATGGTCAGTCGGGGCGCGAAACAAAAGATCGAAGCCGCCGGCGGAACGATTGTAGAGGTAGCCTGATTTGTTAGAGGGTTTAGGAAATATATCCAAGGTCCCGGAGCTTTCCAAAAGGATTCTGTTCACTTTTCTTTTGCTGGCTGTTTACCGGATAGGGGCGCATGTGCCGACCCCCGGCATCGACACGGCGGCGCTTGCTGCATTTTTCGAACAGGCCAAAGGTTCCCTCCTGGGGCTGTTTGATATGTTCGCAGGTGGGGCGCTGAGCAATCTTTCCGTATTTGCCCTCGGAATAATGCCTTATATCAGCGCGTCGATCATTCTGCAGTTGCTGACCGTGGCGATTCCCTATCTGGAAAAGCTCTCCAAGGAGGGAGAATCCGGGCGCAGGAAAATCACCCAGTACACGCGGTACGGAACGGTGCTGTTGAGCCTGATCCAGGGTTTTGGCATTGCCATTGGTCTGGAAAACATGGCCGGACCCACCGGCGCCTCGATAGTTATCGACACG
This genomic window contains:
- the rpsE gene encoding 30S ribosomal protein S5, with the protein product MEDLELLDRVITINRTAKVVKGGRRFRFSAVVVVGDGKGSIGAGLGKAHEVPEAIRKGMEQAKKSMVKVAVENKTIPYSVVGHYGAGKVLLRPASEGTGLIAGGAVRAVLEVAGVHNILTKCLGSHNPHNLVKATIQGLEQLRAPMEILAARGK
- the rplR gene encoding 50S ribosomal protein L18, which codes for MANRKIEKVRDKRKLRVRKKVAGSQARPRLCVFRSASHIYVQAIDDVSGRTIAAASSLAKELSGEGKKLKKTEMAKSVGTLVANRLQEIGVADAVFDRGRFLYHGRVKSLADGAREAGLNF
- the rplO gene encoding 50S ribosomal protein L15, which gives rise to MNLATLTPPKGSRKNRKRVGRGNGNGHGGTSGKGAKGQNARSGHSVRPGFEGGQMPLSRRIPKRGFKNPMRKIIATVNIRQLKMFIQGSVVDAESLKALGLVAGAFDGIKVLGNGEIDYPLSVKVDMVSRGAKQKIEAAGGTIVEVA
- the rpmD gene encoding 50S ribosomal protein L30, which produces MLKVTQVQSYIGRPEKQRKVLRGLGLGKMHKSVILQDTPEVRGMIKKIEHLVASVEVKGNE